The nucleotide sequence CTTACTGACAATGTTTTCCCATATTACAGGAACCTGTTAGggcagcaaaagaaagaaaggtgcaTCCATCTAAAGCAAGGGATTCGAGAGCAGTAATAATTACTGAAGTTCAGTAGAGCACAAGCACATTTGGAAGCGATAAGCATctatttataaaaaagaaaaaagcaggatTTCTGTTTAGGTTTAACTAATTAAAGAGAAAATCTAACAATAGAGTTGAATGGGGAGACTTCTGAAGGAATATTGAGCAGTTTTATGTAACAGTGGACAAAAGCCAAATAGAAGAAATTTCAgtataattttttaaagaaattgtagCCTCTTTTTTCTAGACAAATTTGAATTAAGCTTAACAGCGTGAGCAATTCCTGGCCTGCTTGTCCTCTacctatttttatatatatataaaaaaactttcGGTTTGATTATCTCCCAAATCCTTGCTTCCCCATGCTAGAATCCGCTTTACTGCTAGGGCACAACTAGCAATCAGTTTCCTGCATGTTGGTTACATGAACTAGAAATGAGGGAAGTCTTGCTTAGAAAAGAAGCATTGATGAAAAAAAACAGACTTGTTCCATTTAGCTATTaaactctctgtgtgtgtatccgATGTTATTATTTTGGAGGGAAGTGAACCCTGTCTGTCCCACTGACGATTAcatatttataatataatttgtaGTGTTCAGGTCTTCAGAAAATACAATACCAGAACGCTCCAGGATTCAGTAGGAGGCCCCAAATACTATAAGTTGAAGGTGGATATTGAGGCATGAGCCTAGAATGTGGAACTACCGGTAGTAGTTTTCAAAAAATCTGCCACATGGCTAAAAGCTTACTTAAAATAGAACTTTCTGTAGTCTGTCAGTTCCCTGAAAAGAAACACCCAGGCGTGGACTTTCAAATATGAGAGAAAAATCTGGCAAAGGGCAAGTGTGATGAAGTTCAGCTCTACAGGAAAAGCTGATGTTTCAATAGAGTTGATGCCCCTATTGAGTAAAAATAGCAGTGCAGGGACTGAGAGTCAAAGACTGCTCTGTGGAGAGACGGAGATGGAAAAAAGCCTCTTCATCATTGCTTGGCATAAAGACAGTGGGTGAGTTCATGGCTCATTGGGAAGTTTGCCTTGCCAGGGTGTGTACAGCATAGCTGTAGTCCCATCCACCCCCGCCACCACCAAAAGTCTCTCAGAATGCCAATTCTCAGTTACTGGTACCAATGTAAACTAAGAGAAGGGcagggctgtagctcattggtagagcatttgctttgcatgcagaaggtcacaggctcaactcccagcatctccagcttttctgcctgaaaccctgaagagctgctgcctatcagtgcagacagcactgagctaaatgggccaatGGTGTGACTAAGTATAAgatagcttcctatgtccctaagaATCAATAGACTAGAGCTGCTCAAGAATTAAgaattcacacacaaacacactggatTCAGCTTTTCTGGGACCCATTGCACACCTTTATATTATTGAGGAGTAACTTCACATGCTTTCACGCTCTCTTTTTCTATGGCTTTCTCCTAGATTAATTTCCTACATGTTTGCCTATTTAGAATAATGTTACCTGCTGACTATCACTATCCTTGCTTAAAGAATTTCTATGCTCAAATGCTGTAATTCTGATGATGTTAAAACAATCCTGTTCCTAAATTCATATCTGCCTTTGATAGTTGATTGCTCTTAGGTTATCCGTAGAATAAGCTCTAATGCCAAATTATCTAATTCCAGAGTTCTCTAAATATGactttttattttgctgctgtgtATATAGATGGGTTCTCCTGTGTGCAGCAAACCTTGTCTGAACTGTATGCAGCTAACATAAAACaaagttaagtacagtggtgccccgcaagacgaatgcttcgcaagacgaaaaactcgctagacgaaagagttttccgtttttttgagtcgttccgcaagacgaatttccctatgggcttgcttcgcaagacgaaacgtcttgcgagttcttgcgagtttgtttcctttttcttaaagccgctaagccgttaatagccgctaagccgctaatagccatgcttcgcaagacgaaaaaaccgcaagacgaagagactcgcggaacggattaatttcgtcttgcgaggcaccactgcagtATAGTTTTTCTTGCATTTCTCCTTTCAGCATAGGAGTTCCATATGACCATGCCTGGGGCTTAACCTGTATTATACTGAATTGGTATATTTCACCTCATCAACCTGCAACATACTTTGGGATTGGTAAACGCTACAGTCAAACTTGTTGGAAACCATCAACACGAAAATATGAAAATACACACAGTATAGAAGTATGCTGCTAAGGCAAACACAGAAACCTTATATGTTGTGTATTTATCCCCATCCATCAACAAATAACAGtttttcttattattcaaaaaaaaaccctctgaatTCCTTTAATAAATCTATCTCTGGGAGAATTATGAAGAGAGCAACAGAGCACATATTGAACAATGTTTTCCACACCTTCCTTGCCACAGATATACGATGATTTACAAGTATTGTGGCATATTTTCCATTCAAATATGCTGTGGGCATAAATCTGAAATATCAAAGCTGCAAATGCCTTCAAAAATCCAATGATAATGAAGGAAAATTGAAGTGCAAGAATAAAAATGTTGGCTAGAAGGAGATGGTTTTGGATATACCTGCTCTAGTATGAGGTCCTTCTTGGGTGGAACAGGGTCTGTCACAGCAAGATGGCTCAGGAATCTTTGCAGCTCGAGAAGATTGGGGAATTGGTCAATGAGGACATCGGTAAGAAAGGCACGGAGCTAAACAGAGATGATCACAAGATTTTAAAAAACGTTAAGAATAAGCCATATGCTGAGTAAAAGGATCTGCATGAACAACTGACACCTCTATACTTTCTCTCTCAGATCTCAGAGCTGGTTAAGTAAAACAATGCATTTCAAATTACCCAATCTCCACTGCTCAACAAAAAACTGGAAGCAACAATACAAGGAGGCAGAAATTTGCTACACTTGGAACAGCAAGGAGGCCATCGGTTGCAACTATTATAATTACTGCAGAGAAAGATATAAACAAGTAGCCCTCCAGCTCCCATATTAAGCAgatgtgagggaaccaccagaaagctctTGGAGCTAGATCTCGgtaggctgaaggatgggggtggagacactccttcaggtatacaagactgaggccatttagggctttaaaagtccaTACCAATATAATTTCTATACAGAATGCAGTACCAGTGTCCTAAGCAAATGTATCTTACTCTTCAAtggctttgatttttttaaacccactctTTGCCTAAAAAGGCTCTGAGAGTGACTTACAGATCactaaaaagaaggaaaatatgtgGGAGGATGAAATAAACTAAGTTACAAGTTTTTCTAATGATCAGCCAGGGTGGAAATGTTCAAGGAAAGAAGGCATCAAAAGTTGCTGGTCTCTCAGCTGCATCCTCTGTTGAAGCAGATGGAATGtgatggaatattattattaataataataaaatttgtataccacccttcatccaaagatcacagggcagttcacaaaaaaaccaaaatgataacacaaaatacataataaaaaacaaagcaatatcCCCCCCCTCAACACAagtaaaaggccatagaatgtgcCTTATTAGCACAAAGCTCATTTATATGAGTAATGTCTTGCGGCCAAAATGTACTTGTTGACTGCTTTCTGGAAAATATGGAAATGGTCGAATAAATAATTTAAGGCAAATCTATGCACACTTATTCCCAAGTTCCATGGGATCAAGTAGAATTTAATTTCAAGTACAAATATAAAGAATCCCTCTGTAGTGTAACAAATGTTTATGTTGTAGCAAAATTTGCAGTGTTGTAACAAAATTTGTGTGTCACCAAATTCTCAATATTTTTAGATAATAAAGGAATTTAAATTTATCAAACAAAAGCTACCACATACTGTTAGAAGAAAAGGGCATTTTCAATGTTTCCTTTAGAACAAAACATTCCACTCCCAAAATAAATAAGTGTCCCACAGATAAGATTTGTCCTCTGTTGACTAATTAATTTAAAATTAACTAATATTAATTTGCCAGTTAGCTCAATTAAGGCTTGCAGGCCCTAGTTTACTCCCAGTTGTGATGGATTAGCTGATGAAAAATCAATAATTTTAAATCCTGGTTCCTGCTACATTGTTTAAAGCTAGAATAGTATATCTAAATATGCCAGACTAAACATTATGAGACTCATGCACTTGCAGTCTGTGTCCTCTGTAGTCCTGTACCTTCAGGAGCTGGCCTTTGTTAAAATTATTGAAGTTGTACTTGCGCTGACATTCTGGGCTAAGGAGCAGGTTATAGAGAGCAATCCAGACTTGCCCATCCAACTTAGTCATCTTCACATGGTCTTCATAGGGCACCTCATACCATGCACCATTCTCATACTTTTTCAGCTTCCCtgggaaaaatgaaaaatggtgATAATAAAGAAAAGGACATTTTTTAAATCACAAGTAACATTTAAATATGATAAATATAGATCTAGTAGGCAAAAATCTCCAGGCCAAGATGGATGAAAAGCTGCTTATGCAAATGTGACTGaaactttggggggtgggggtgggcagagtgTATAATTTGCACACTTGCTTAAGTCCAGTTTGTTTCTTTATCCATTTAGTCCTTCAGGGGCATAACGAGCAGGCTGTTTTTCTGGTCCTGCAACCCTATTAGGATAGCAAGAAGCCTCTCTATTAGGGTTCTCTTTTGCAGAACTGAAGCTACAGAGTTATGTTTCCTTAACTATTGTTTGCATCTGTCTGTCAGACGCAATGGAAGAGTGAGCCTTCAagagtaaagtcaaactgttggagagttatagAGCCTGCcatggctgcagagaccaatgcaggagagacatgttttgttgcagctggggcagatgaaggaatctggttttgctgctacaggtacaCCATGACATTTCTTCTAAATCAGTCCCCTAGTTGTATCCTTATACATCTCCTGTACATACATGCTTCCTTCTATCATGACTGTGGTCTACTGCCTGGTTAGCTGAATATTCAGATGATAGTCTGCTTCTTCTTGGAATGACAGACTGAGGTGCCTGCTCATAGATACACAAGGCTGAGTAGGGACCCTAGCTTGTTCAGTGAACTGTCACGTTTGTCCACAGTTCTGCTTATCTTTAGAGGTAGAAAAAGCAGTACAGGAACAGAAAGGGACAACAAGAGATAGCTAGGGTCAAATAGAAAGGAAACACACAAAGAAACTAAAACAGAGGGGCTATGGTAAGGATAGTTTTTAATTTCCACAACTGGTTACAGAGCATGGGTTGAGGTGCAGCCTGTACCATATATTAATTACAAAAAATGATGACTCATGCAAAAAGTAGTTGAAGACATAGCCATCAGAAGTAATGGATGATAAGCTACAAATACATTTACTGGGCAGAAGGGCTATAAAAGGGGGAACCCTTAGTTTTATGGAGAAGAGTATTGGTCTATCCTGATGTTCCAATCTCAATTTACAAACAACAGAGGACCCAACCAACAGGAACCCTTAATACCCAAGCCTATAGGAGATATTATCAAAAGGAACAAGGTCATGTGATTCTTTTTTGATAGGAACAATCCCTAGCCCATAAATCACACCTTCTTCACGGCAGCTCCATGGAGAATGCTCTACCAACTCTACTAAGAGACATGGAAAGTTGTGGGTATTCAGAATTCTTGTCGCAGCACTCACTGGCAAACTGACAAAACATAAGGATATATTGAAGATGTCAGTTTTATGCAATCGAGAAGCTAAGTGTTTTCGTCAAGGTTCACAAAACTAAAATTAATATGAAAAATTTAAGCGACAAAAATTAAGACCTCGGTAACCATGCTAGGATGCTTACAATGAATCATCAGCAGTGAAGAATACACACCAGCAAGCAGTGCTAAAATCCTATCACCATACTTACAGCAAAACTAATACACTCCAACACTTCAGTGAGTAATACTTCAAGTGATTAACAGCACTACACAATGAGCACATATAAATGTTTACTCCTATTCAGGTAAGGATGTCATCAAGACTTCAGTGGTTGTATTCAAAGCAATTTAAGTCAATATTCAACTTAAATCAAAATTCAGCTTCTCATTATATTACATGTTATGAACTAACCCATAGgtaccaactccctggggccctggatgcccaagcacccacaaaatttggtgacagggccatgcacactgcatggcacccacagccccgggcACCCATGGGGCTAAGGTGGCACTCCTGAACTAACCCATAAATGAACCTTCCATGGGAATATAGAAAATCTTTACCCCTTCTCCCAGGCGTTTACCTCAGTTCTTCCATGAAAACTGAACATACCTCTCTAGTAGACCGGTAATGAAACGGAACACAGAAAGCGCTTTCAGTGAGATCTCAAATTCCATCTCCTCAGCTTGTTTCTTTAGTTCCTGGAAGCAGCAAAATTCACACAAAGAGCTATATCTAAGGCTCAAACACTATAGTGATGCTGCCAGGTGTTGGTGGGGAAATCTGAACCTTTTGAAGTTCTCTCCATATTCAGCAAATGACACTTAGTCATGGCACCATCTCAAGCAGTACCTGGGCCAGAGGTGAAGTTGCAGAGGTGCTGGACCCAGGCCTCAGCAGTGAACCTTAGCTTCCTGCATCATAATTCCTAGAGATAACATTCTCTGGCCCCAATCTTTCTGAAACACTGCTCCATAGTACCTGCTCCCTCATTCAGGAAATACACCAGACAGGAATCaagagagaaatgttggagtgttaAGTTTGAGGCTAGAAAACTACATCTTTAAAGCTTTCTACCCCTTGAGGTGGAGCCTAGGATGGGTAGGTAAACACAAAGGGAGGGGCATAAGGGTTGGGAGCTAGGAGCCTGTGGGAACAAGCTGCCTGCACTCTCTGATCTGTCCAGGGTACTAAAGAACCTGTATCTAATTGCACCTCTTCTCTGGTCTGGCTTCTTGATACTGCATTGGAAATGCGGCTATTACCTATGCTACATAATCTCAAGCTGGTCCTGCTTCCTTACAACTCTTCAGTGAGTACAGCCTTACCCAGGACTGGACAGTTTATGAAGTAGTTGTGTCCAAAATCAGAAGGTGAAGGGTTTGCAGGGAGATGACAGCTACAAGGTAAGCTGGTGGAAGGATTGCATATTTCTTTACTTAGTGTCTGAGAGACTATTAACTCACAGCAAGTAAAACTCTTGAGTGTTCTGCATTATCTTCCCAAGCTTAATACAATGCTAGACAGTGAGACACAACTGGTCAGATTCTAACATGTCACAAAACAATGATGATGGAAGCTAGCTGAAACTCAACAAGAACAAATGACATTCCTTCAATGAATAAAGCTTGTTAGACAAGTAGTAAATAAAACTCATTTTCACTTAGAACGTTACCACATGCCTAGTAAAGGGGGAACTCATTATTTAGAATAGCTTTATTACTCAGAACAGTGATTTATGGCCTTTTGGTTCTGAAAAAGTAGTGGGAATAACTGCAGAGAGCAGCTATGGTTATGGAAACTAACAGAATGTTTCAGAGCTTTGCAGACATTATTTTTTCCCTGGTCCTACCATGATGCAAACTGAGACAGGCCATTTCAGAAAGGACATTTGTGAGATCAAAGGGTAGCAAATGAtctgttttttaattaaatattttatgGTGTGGAGGCACCACATGAATTTTCCATCTTGGGAATTAAAGGGTGGAATTCCACATTGCCTTATGATGAACATTCAGtttgtgcaagcatttcagcttgccagatggaacgatCCCCGCTCCCCCAtgagctgttctgggggttctctgaACTGCCCCCACCCGGCAAGAGGTATGCAAGAGAGAGGGGTGAAAACCCCATTGCACGAGCAGAATTATTTTCACAGGGTTTCTGCTGATGGAGCTGGTTAGGTGACTCCCACCAAAATCCCATCAAAAAGTTTTTCTTTTACCCAAAGAGGCCATCTAGAAGTGGGAGGTTGCAACTTTTACCAACCTGCATTGATGAAGGATTGGCAAGAtcctctgactgaagcttttgTTCAACTGGGATCTTCCCACTGGCACTTCGAGCTGCTAATAGGGTCAGCTTCCTATGGCTGTAATCTATCAAGTCCAGAATGGTATCCTCTGCTGATTCACAGATTTCCTGCACAATAATAGAAATGCTAAATTCTGCAGAAAGAATGGAAACAATATTCCAAAATGAAGGCAACTCATCACTTAAAAAGTGGCTTTGGTTACACTCTAGTGTATAAGTTCTCTACAGTGTGTCTCTGAaaaaacatagctgtcaatgaGTTAGGCGTAATTTCCAGTACCTGGATTAAATGAGTTTCTTCCTTATCCAAGATACCTTCTTGCCTGACCATGCATGTCTAATAGCTAGGATAAGAAGCCATCTggtttattctgttgggagctaaaATGTTGTTTAGTGAAAAGCAAGAGAATACTGAATTACACTGTTGCAACCAGTTTAGCAAAAGAAATGTACCAGAAGAGAGTCAAAGGGATATTCCACAATAGGTCAGGTAAGAAAAGATAGGATACTTGACCAGGGATGAAGTAAAAAGTCTGGGGCGAATATTTGGTTTCTGAGGGGCACTTGCCTGCACTTCAAATTGGTAGGGGTAAAGGTTGTAATGTCTGGTCCCAGAGGGGCCAGTGGAAATTTACTTCTGCCAATCTGGGGAGCAGCAGATCTGCAACGTGAAGTCACATAAAATCTTacacagattggcaaatcaatgACATTGTTACTTGTAGCTCATGCAGAAGCCCTAGGTGACCCTACTCCACTCTAAAATAATCTGTAGTAGAGGAataagaaagaataaaaaagccCAGATCAACAATTATCCCCTGGACCATATTACCACACTGAGAAATCTCCACTTAGTGAATTATCATGATTCATCCGCAGTGACTTAAATTATCATGATGATATTTTTGTCCATAATCTTTGCTCGTAACAGTCTAAATTTGCTGCCTACCTTGTGAAAAAACACTGTCTCCAACAGGTTAATAATTGAAGCTTCATGGCGTAGCTGAGGTGGAAGAATAAAGCACAAATTATCAAAATGCCATTTACTGGAGACATTAGTAATGTCAAAAAACAAGAGAATATGTTGTAAGAAATAGAATTCCACTTTTGTGTCATCTTAGTGATGTGAGAATGTAGTCTGTGGGACAATTGCCACATATCAGATTAAGATTTAAAagatttaatgtgtgtgtgtgtgtgtggtggggaaacCATCTTTAGAAATTGCAGTTGATTACACTGAACCTTGGCCTGTAGGATTGCTATGATCAGAACAGGGTATTACATACTGaaataaaaactgattttctgtaTTCAGGATAATAGGTACTAAAGTGAGGTGATACCATCTTGAAAGGGACAATTTATATTGATGTTTTGGAAGCTCTAGCTTTAACGAAATAATTAGCTTTCTGAGAAATTTAGCTTAAAATTTATTGTACATTAATAGTACATATAATCTCCTAATAGTGATAATTCTGGGATGTGTCAGACTAATTTAGCTAACTGAAGCATCATTGTGTGATACTTTCTTACAGATATTGTGCAGTATAAGTAGCATAGTATTATGAAATATTCTACCTATAACCCTTTTAAAACTTACCACTAAGTATATGGGAAATGTGCTTTTTGGTCTGAAATCCTCCAGTCTGCAAAGTATAGGGAATACCTTATGCTTCCAGATTTCCACAGTGATTAATTCCTCAATCAGAACTGGGATCTAAACAGGAAAAAACAAATAATCAGGAATGAGTGAGATATTTCCAGCTTAAATATGAGGTCTGTAAGGCCTGAATCAAACAAGAAAATTTCAGGGCTTGTGATATGTCTCTCTGATGTTCAAACAGCTTACTGCAGGCAGAATAAATTATCTCACTTTACACACTGCTGTTCACAGGGCAGACAAAAAACCATTAGCTGTGACTATGAAAGAAGGTGCACACAATCTTTCTTATGGAAcactgaaagccagtgtggtgtagcagttagaacTGCCCTGACATATATAAAtctatataaatctaataaataataataattagtgtcggaccaggacctggcagaccacagttcaaatccccactcagccatgaagctcactgggtgattcttgggccagtcattcactctcagcctaaccaacctcacagggttgttgaaaaCATATTTACCTGGCACTAAGTCCCAtctcaagggacatgggtggcgctgtggtctaaaccacagagcctagggcttgttgaaggttggtggttcaaatccctgtgatggggtgagctcctgttgctctgtccctgctcctgccaacctagcagttcgaaagcacgtcaaagtgcaagtagataaataggtaccgctccggcgagaaggtaaaaggcgtttctgtgccctgctctggttcaccagaagtggcttagtcatgctggccacatgctggctGTATGCcggagttgtccgcaactggacctaatggtcaggggtccctttacctttaagtcccatCTCAGACTCAACAATTGGTTGTCTGCTCAGTTGTCAATGACTCATGACAGGACCTTGTCATTATTggtttccccatttgtggaatgtcccCCTTAGTGATGCGTCTCTCTTTATTGTTATTAACTTTCAGGaataatttgaaaacattcctatttacccaggcatttgctTGCTAAGAATATGATTTCAGGCAACCATAAGATCACCGAATGAACTAATGCTTTTAACTGTAATAGCTCTTAGAGCATTTTAAACCTGTAACTGCTCTTAGATAGTTTAActgtaattgtttttttaaaaagaatttttagTTGTTTAGaatgtttttcatttaaaattgtTGATGTGTTTgcctccctgggctcctttgggaggaagggcaggatataaattcaataattaatTTGTTAAAAATCTCACTTAGGATTGTGGCCTTAGAGTGCATAGTCAAAATCATTAAATGTGCTTGAGTTAGCTCCCAATACCATAACCACCATCATGTAGTCACAAAGAGTGCTGAAGAAGTAATTTTTTCTACCCTGTCAAGTAAGTTTGGAGAGAAAATATAATAATCATCATTTATGGTTGTGACCACGGTGGGGCTAGTAGTTACATAATTTATGTGGGATATGTGTATAAACTTGAGTAGCTCTTTGAGCAACCTTACATAAGTACTAAATAAAACAAAGTTCAACTTTGTTCATGGGAACATAGATTCTGTCGGATACCAATGCTTCTCTTATTGGTCCACAGTTGAATGCATCATACCTTGCCATTGTTGACCAGAACCTCAGTAAGGAGTTGTTCATGCCCAGCAGAAGCACTCAGTATTGCCTGCATGTTAAGCTTCTCAATGTGCTCATGTTGCCTTATCCACCTAGGAGAGTAGGGTGAGAGTAGTTAGCACCAGTCCCCCATTTCTTCTCTGCAACCACCGCTAACAACAATTTCTTCTGGCTATCAGCCACTCTTTTCACATTTTATTGCACTGGATTATACTTCACAAGTGTATCTGATCTGATGACATCCCTAATTTGAAAATGCTGTTAGGATCCAGTGTCCTTGAGAAGAATTAACTGCCTCTTATCCTTTCACTCCCTTGCATCAGTCTTCAGCTGATGGGATAGCATGtgcctcccctcttctccccccatcCCAACTTCAGGGCACTTCAGGGTGCAGTGGCAGTTCTACATAGGCAGTGTGGCAGGGGGTTATGGTGTTGGGAGaagagggttcaaatccccactcagccttgaagctcactgggcaacctcACCCtctcttgcagggttgttgtgcgggGTTAAGTGAGGTGGGGGATAaccatgtaggccaccttgagctccttggagagaaaaggtgaaatacaaatgcaataataaaGAGATAAATAATCTCTTGCTGCCCACGTGGCTCCTGTGCCCAGGGCCGGAtttcggtttgatgaggccctaagctactgaaggtaatggggccctgtaTATGTCCAAagctatcctttgtcaacaacaaattgttgctgatttttgtgttgaatatatgctatatggttatttatggacctaataggtatctaaagccatttgcacatgttgccatgcaaccagtccatgcagaatgtaggtaccCTAAATACAGAAGTGAGCAAacaagtgatattttagggagcatgatagcaggcagggcccatgacttatATCTcagaagcctacacaacacaaaacactgttgctgtatgtcggttttattttattgttttttatctCACATTTtcgaaatgtacatccagtggttttttcctttaaattttttgggggggcccaagagagaggggccctaagccatagtttgtttagcatatacgtaaatccggcactgcctgtGCCTTTATTTCCCCACCTGTGGCAGGATAACAGGAGATAAGGGATgcacacctttttaaaaatagctgatGCAGGCAGAAATCCCACAGGTGAAGCTAAGTGCGGTGGCTTTGCCTGTGAGATTCCTGCCTGCCAACCAAAGGCTACAGACACTCGTCCCCCGAAAGGGGCTCAGCCTCCCTGCTTCGGCCTGCTCGACTCTGAGGCTCCTCCCCCCAGCGAGGCGCTAT is from Podarcis muralis chromosome 2, rPodMur119.hap1.1, whole genome shotgun sequence and encodes:
- the ZMYND10 gene encoding zinc finger MYND domain-containing protein 10 isoform X2, whose translation is MQAILSASAGHEQLLTEVLVNNGKIPVLIEELITVEIWKHKVFPILCRLEDFRPKSTFPIYLVLRHEASIINLLETVFFHKEICESAEDTILDLIDYSHRKLTLLAARSASGKIPVEQKLQSEDLANPSSMQELKKQAEEMEFEISLKALSVFRFITGLLESLPVSAATRILNTHNFPCLLVELVEHSPWSCREEGKLKKYENGAWYEVPYEDHVKMTKLDGQVWIALYNLLLSPECQRKYNFNNFNKGQLLKLRAFLTDVLIDQFPNLLELQRFLSHLAVTDPVPPKKDLILEQVPVIWENIVSKNTGKWQAIAKHQVNNMFSPSEEELRSQACRWAKTYNLDVMEALIPEKPKCGMCGSEAAKRCSRCRNEWYCKRECQVQHWQKHKKACNLMADNLKKMQEDVQVQTTPSK
- the ZMYND10 gene encoding zinc finger MYND domain-containing protein 10 isoform X1, with the protein product MEEALPTVLLPGETEALVESLKNFQLRDIGNYGWIRQHEHIEKLNMQAILSASAGHEQLLTEVLVNNGKIPVLIEELITVEIWKHKVFPILCRLEDFRPKSTFPIYLVLRHEASIINLLETVFFHKEICESAEDTILDLIDYSHRKLTLLAARSASGKIPVEQKLQSEDLANPSSMQELKKQAEEMEFEISLKALSVFRFITGLLESLPVSAATRILNTHNFPCLLVELVEHSPWSCREEGKLKKYENGAWYEVPYEDHVKMTKLDGQVWIALYNLLLSPECQRKYNFNNFNKGQLLKLRAFLTDVLIDQFPNLLELQRFLSHLAVTDPVPPKKDLILEQVPVIWENIVSKNTGKWQAIAKHQVNNMFSPSEEELRSQACRWAKTYNLDVMEALIPEKPKCGMCGSEAAKRCSRCRNEWYCKRECQVQHWQKHKKACNLMADNLKKMQEDVQVQTTPSK